The genomic DNA ATATATACGATCATCGCATCGCTTATCTTCTCATATAGAGCTGGTGGCCTTTCTGATGTCGTTGGACTATTGAATATCCATAAAGGTATGAACTTCTTCTACTTATTCCTTATTGATGTAGCTATTGTCTACATATCTTTTTGGATGACAAAACTTTTCAGCAAATTCATGAATATGAACGGAAGAACTCAAGAAGGTAACCATTGAGTGAAGGAGTTAAGTGCCATCCATCATACCTGCCTTTTCTCATCCCTTTATGTTAATCAGCCTTGCTAACCAAAAATTAAATCGGTACCCCCATGGTTTTGATCTCCGCTGCGATTATTTATAACAATATTTTAGTCTTGGTTTTTCAAGCAGTTTTGAAAAAAGCCTAGATAATTTGAAATATTAGATGCTTTCCATGACTTGCGGTCAAACGATCCTTTAAGGAAAGGAGGCGACCACGAATGACACATGACTTTCGCAAGGCAGTGGAGAGCAAAAAACAATATTACATTGATCGACTACTGAACGCGGGCATTTACAAAGTTCGCGGTTTGCATCTCTATAGATTGACCTTAGGTGAATTAAGAATCACATGTTTTAACTACGCAATGTAAGTGATTGCTTTCCATATAAAGTTAAAGGGCTCCGCTTTGGAGCCCTTTTGATCTCATTGATATCGA from Tuberibacillus sp. Marseille-P3662 includes the following:
- a CDS encoding Fur-regulated basic protein FbpA, with the protein product MTHDFRKAVESKKQYYIDRLLNAGIYKVRGLHLYRLTLGELRITCFNYAM